From the Pseudomonas putida genome, one window contains:
- a CDS encoding DUF3077 domain-containing protein, with protein sequence MTTDDTQCTVGKTTFFQGENQSHPLFRIEPGIPCRDAREQASELMGYVRELTILGLMDEKPMMIWASHYLSAMAKALMDDAELGMTQ encoded by the coding sequence ATGACCACAGACGACACCCAATGCACCGTCGGCAAGACCACCTTCTTCCAAGGTGAAAACCAGAGCCACCCATTGTTCCGCATCGAACCCGGCATCCCCTGCCGCGACGCGCGAGAGCAGGCTTCGGAACTGATGGGCTATGTGCGCGAACTGACCATCCTGGGCCTGATGGATGAAAAGCCGATGATGATCTGGGCCTCGCACTACCTCAGCGCGATGGCCAAGGCGTTGATGGATGATGCCGAACTAGGCATGACCCAATAA
- a CDS encoding DUF2986 domain-containing protein: MNRQKKLKQLLKAHQKKANAKLAPKSNKPKYISKADRLKLETEAAVVQNDSDTPAAQAIA, translated from the coding sequence ATGAACCGCCAGAAGAAACTCAAACAGCTGCTCAAGGCCCACCAGAAAAAGGCCAATGCCAAGCTGGCGCCCAAGAGCAACAAGCCCAAGTACATCAGCAAGGCCGACCGGCTGAAGCTTGAAACTGAAGCGGCAGTTGTACAGAACGATTCAGACACACCGGCGGCCCAGGCAATCGCCTGA
- a CDS encoding enoyl-CoA hydratase/isomerase family protein has translation MTAHAHTSATAHVLAEVRNQIGHLTLNRPAGLNALTLDMVRSLRQHLDQWVEDPQVQAVVLRGEGPKGFCAGGDIRSLHDSYKAGETLHEDFFVEEYALDLAIHRYRKPVLVLMDGFTLGGGMGLAQGCDLRIVTERSRLGMPEVGIGYFPDVGGSYFLSRIPGELGTYLGVSGTQIQAADALYCGLADWYLTSDKLAALDEGLDTLRFGDHPLKDLQNLLAKLGSQVLDDAPLEKLRPVIDHFFAQPDLAAIIEQLRAVRIGDSHPWALATAEQLESRSPLAMAVTLEMLRRGRHLALEDCFAMELHIDRQWFQYGDIIEGVRALIIDKDKQPRWNPPTLAGLSRQRVDQFFEGL, from the coding sequence ATGACCGCGCACGCTCATACCTCGGCAACGGCTCATGTACTGGCCGAGGTCCGCAACCAGATTGGCCACCTCACCCTCAACCGCCCTGCCGGCCTCAATGCCCTGACCCTGGACATGGTGCGCAGCCTGCGCCAGCACCTCGACCAATGGGTCGAAGACCCACAGGTGCAGGCCGTGGTACTGCGCGGCGAAGGCCCCAAGGGCTTCTGCGCCGGCGGCGATATCCGCTCGTTGCACGACAGCTACAAGGCCGGCGAAACCCTGCACGAAGACTTCTTCGTCGAGGAATACGCCCTGGACCTGGCCATCCACCGCTACCGCAAGCCGGTGCTGGTGCTGATGGACGGTTTCACCCTCGGTGGCGGCATGGGCCTGGCCCAGGGCTGCGACCTGCGCATCGTCACCGAACGCAGCCGCCTGGGCATGCCCGAGGTTGGCATCGGTTACTTCCCGGACGTAGGCGGCAGCTACTTCCTCTCGCGCATCCCGGGCGAACTGGGCACCTACCTGGGCGTCAGTGGCACCCAGATCCAGGCTGCCGACGCCCTGTACTGCGGGCTGGCCGACTGGTACCTGACCAGCGACAAGCTTGCCGCGCTGGATGAAGGCCTGGATACGCTGCGCTTCGGCGACCATCCGCTCAAGGACCTGCAGAACCTGCTGGCCAAGCTCGGCAGCCAGGTGCTGGACGATGCGCCGCTGGAAAAGCTGCGCCCGGTCATCGACCACTTCTTCGCCCAGCCCGACCTGGCGGCGATCATCGAGCAACTGCGCGCCGTGCGCATCGGCGACAGCCACCCATGGGCGTTGGCGACTGCCGAACAGCTGGAAAGCCGCTCGCCGCTGGCCATGGCGGTTACTCTGGAGATGCTGCGCCGCGGTCGCCACCTGGCGCTGGAAGACTGCTTCGCCATGGAGCTGCACATCGACCGCCAGTGGTTCCAGTACGGCGACATCATCGAGGGCGTGCGCGCCCTGATCATCGACAAGGACAAGCAGCCGCGCTGGAACCCGCCGACCCTGGCCGGGCTGTCGCGCCAGCGGGTCGACCAATTCTTCGAAGGCCTGTGA
- a CDS encoding helix-turn-helix transcriptional regulator gives MESRLLSERSSVFHHADPYAVSDYVNQHVGQHCIGLSRTTHPQASLSHRKFAELDLCRISYGGSVRVTSPALETIYHLQVLLNGNCLWRGHQREHHLVPGELLLINPDDPVDLTYSEDCEKFILKVPTRLLDTICEEQRWQRPDGGVRFLRNHYRLEELDGFVNLLAMVCHEAEVSDSLPRVQGHYSQIVASKLMTLMSTNIRRESLGTPGASLERILDYIDRNLKLELTAEALAEQACMSLRSLYALFDRQLGTTPKQYVRQRKLERVHACLSDGSCAVRSVTELAMDYGFLHLGRFSEVYRQRFGELPSETFRQRQ, from the coding sequence ATGGAAAGCCGCCTGCTGAGCGAGCGCAGTAGCGTGTTCCATCACGCCGACCCCTATGCGGTGTCCGACTACGTCAACCAGCACGTCGGCCAGCACTGCATCGGCCTGTCGCGTACCACCCACCCCCAGGCCAGCCTGAGCCACCGCAAGTTCGCCGAACTCGACCTGTGCCGCATCAGCTACGGCGGCAGCGTGCGGGTTACTTCGCCGGCGCTGGAAACCATCTACCACCTGCAAGTGCTGCTCAACGGCAACTGCCTGTGGCGCGGACACCAGCGCGAGCACCACCTGGTGCCTGGCGAATTGCTGCTGATCAACCCGGACGACCCGGTCGACCTGACCTATTCCGAAGACTGCGAGAAATTCATCCTCAAGGTGCCGACCCGGCTGCTCGACACCATCTGCGAGGAGCAGCGCTGGCAACGGCCGGACGGCGGCGTGCGCTTCCTGCGCAACCACTACCGGCTGGAGGAGCTGGATGGCTTCGTCAACCTGCTGGCCATGGTCTGCCACGAAGCCGAGGTCAGTGATTCGCTGCCGCGGGTGCAAGGGCACTACAGCCAGATTGTCGCCAGCAAGCTGATGACCTTGATGAGCACCAACATCCGCCGCGAAAGCCTGGGCACGCCGGGTGCGAGCCTGGAGCGGATCCTCGATTACATTGACCGCAACCTCAAGCTGGAGCTGACCGCCGAGGCGCTGGCGGAGCAGGCCTGCATGAGCCTGCGTTCGCTGTATGCGCTGTTCGATCGCCAGCTGGGCACCACGCCCAAGCAGTACGTGCGCCAGCGCAAGCTGGAGCGGGTGCATGCGTGCCTGAGCGATGGCAGCTGCGCGGTGCGCAGCGTGACCGAGCTGGCCATGGATTACGGCTTCCTGCACCTCGGGCGGTTCTCCGAAGTGTATCGCCAGCGCTTTGGCGAGCTGCCTTCGGAAACCTTCAGGCAGCGCCAATGA
- a CDS encoding AAA family ATPase has protein sequence MIRGFRWAIWLTLPSLIVPAALPRRVHRAPILALAARHGVPVTAVWVQAPVEQALARNALRRVDHQVPRASIEAVAAAFEPPCRSEGFVEVIEVNASQSGHEKAARL, from the coding sequence ATGATCCGCGGTTTTCGCTGGGCCATATGGCTGACCCTGCCGAGCTTGATCGTGCCTGCAGCACTGCCGCGGCGCGTGCACCGTGCGCCAATCCTGGCGTTGGCTGCGCGCCATGGTGTGCCGGTCACGGCAGTCTGGGTGCAGGCTCCGGTCGAGCAGGCATTGGCACGCAATGCCTTGCGCCGGGTCGATCATCAAGTGCCGAGGGCGAGTATTGAGGCGGTGGCGGCTGCGTTCGAGCCACCTTGCAGGTCCGAGGGGTTTGTCGAGGTTATCGAAGTGAACGCCAGCCAAAGTGGGCACGAGAAGGCTGCAAGGCTTTGA
- a CDS encoding LysE family translocator, translating to MDTHSLLAFTLVAAIAIASPGPATLMAINNSLAHGQRSAVWSSLGNGSGLFCLSAAAMLGLGALLASSEMLFNAVKLIGAGYLFYLGARQLLKKSPMLVDQAAAEVSKPTPLKLYKSAFLTAVTNPKATMFFTALFPQFIDQGAALLPQFLTLTGIFVALSLTSLSLYAALASRAKGVLTRPALSRWVSRVVGTTFIGFGAAILTMRRQAG from the coding sequence ATGGATACCCACTCGCTTCTCGCCTTCACCCTGGTGGCTGCAATCGCCATTGCCAGCCCAGGGCCTGCCACCCTGATGGCCATCAACAACAGCCTCGCCCACGGCCAGCGCAGTGCCGTGTGGTCGTCACTGGGCAATGGCTCGGGCCTGTTCTGCCTGTCGGCGGCCGCCATGCTTGGCCTGGGAGCGTTGCTGGCCAGCTCCGAAATGCTGTTCAACGCGGTCAAGCTGATCGGTGCCGGCTACCTGTTCTACCTCGGCGCCCGGCAGTTGCTCAAGAAAAGCCCGATGCTGGTGGATCAGGCGGCGGCCGAGGTCAGCAAGCCGACCCCCTTGAAGTTGTACAAGTCGGCGTTCCTGACTGCCGTCACCAACCCCAAGGCGACCATGTTCTTCACCGCGCTGTTTCCGCAGTTCATCGACCAGGGCGCGGCGCTGCTGCCGCAGTTCCTGACCCTGACCGGGATCTTCGTGGCGTTGTCGCTGACGTCGTTGAGCCTGTATGCCGCGCTGGCCTCGCGGGCCAAGGGTGTGCTGACCCGGCCGGCGCTGTCGCGTTGGGTGAGCCGGGTAGTCGGCACGACGTTCATCGGTTTTGGTGCGGCGATTCTGACCATGCGCCGGCAGGCCGGTTAA
- a CDS encoding acyl-CoA dehydrogenase family protein — protein MQDLELSEEQIMIRDMARDFARGEIAPHAQAWEKAGWIDDGVVRKMGELGLLGMVVPEDFGGSYTDYVAYALAVEEIAAGCGATGAMMSIHNSVGCGPLLAYGTPEQQQAWLPRLATGEVIGCFCLTEPQAGSEAHNLRTRAELVNGEWVINGSKQFVSNARRAGLAIVFAVTDPELGKKGLSAFLVPTDNPGFKVDRSEHKMGIRASDTCAVTFDNCRIPAANILGERGKGLAIALSNLEGGRIGIAAQALGIARAAFEAALVYSRDRIQFGKPINEHQSIANLLADMQVQVNAARLLILHAARLRTAGKPCLSEASQAKLFASEMAERVCSMAIQVHGGYGYLEDYPVERYYRDARITQIYEGSSEIQRMLIARELKHYPL, from the coding sequence ATGCAAGACCTGGAACTGAGCGAAGAACAGATCATGATCCGCGACATGGCCCGGGACTTCGCCCGTGGCGAGATCGCGCCGCATGCCCAGGCCTGGGAAAAGGCCGGCTGGATCGACGATGGCGTGGTGCGCAAGATGGGCGAGCTGGGCCTGCTCGGCATGGTCGTGCCCGAAGACTTCGGCGGCAGCTACACCGACTACGTGGCCTATGCCTTGGCCGTCGAGGAAATCGCCGCTGGCTGCGGCGCCACCGGCGCGATGATGAGCATCCACAACTCGGTTGGCTGCGGCCCCCTGCTGGCCTACGGCACCCCTGAACAGCAGCAGGCCTGGCTGCCGCGCCTGGCCACTGGCGAGGTGATCGGCTGCTTCTGCCTGACCGAACCACAGGCAGGCTCCGAAGCGCACAACCTGCGTACCCGCGCCGAGCTGGTCAATGGCGAATGGGTCATCAATGGGTCCAAACAGTTCGTCAGCAACGCCCGCCGTGCCGGGTTGGCCATCGTCTTCGCCGTCACCGACCCGGAGCTGGGCAAGAAAGGCCTGTCGGCCTTCCTGGTGCCCACCGACAACCCCGGGTTCAAGGTTGACCGCAGCGAACACAAGATGGGCATCCGCGCCTCCGACACCTGCGCGGTGACCTTCGACAACTGCCGCATTCCGGCGGCGAACATCCTCGGTGAGCGTGGCAAGGGCCTGGCCATCGCCCTTTCCAACCTCGAAGGCGGGCGCATCGGCATCGCCGCTCAGGCCCTGGGCATCGCCCGTGCCGCGTTCGAGGCGGCGCTGGTGTACTCGCGGGACCGCATCCAGTTCGGCAAGCCGATCAACGAGCACCAGAGCATCGCCAACCTGCTGGCCGACATGCAGGTCCAGGTGAATGCTGCGCGGTTGCTGATCCTGCATGCCGCGCGGCTGCGCACGGCAGGCAAGCCGTGCCTGTCGGAGGCTTCGCAGGCCAAGCTGTTCGCCTCGGAAATGGCCGAGCGAGTGTGCTCGATGGCGATCCAGGTACACGGTGGGTATGGCTATCTGGAGGACTACCCGGTCGAGCGTTATTACCGCGATGCGCGTATCACGCAAATCTACGAAGGGTCGAGCGAGATCCAGCGCATGCTGATCGCGCGCGAACTCAAGCACTACCCCTTGTAA
- a CDS encoding chorismate mutase translates to MEVTCTSLDEVRQRIDVIDRSLVSLLAQRGKLVTQAARFKKTTDDVRAPARVEQVIEKVRVMAGEAGASPAVVEQVYRAMISAFIAEELNVHATLTATDPAGNA, encoded by the coding sequence ATGGAAGTAACGTGCACCTCTCTGGATGAAGTCCGGCAGCGCATCGATGTCATCGATCGAAGCCTCGTTTCACTGCTCGCTCAACGCGGCAAGCTCGTGACGCAGGCCGCGCGCTTCAAGAAAACCACCGATGACGTACGCGCGCCGGCGCGGGTCGAGCAAGTCATCGAGAAGGTGCGGGTAATGGCAGGCGAGGCGGGTGCTTCGCCTGCGGTGGTGGAACAGGTCTACCGGGCCATGATATCGGCGTTCATCGCCGAAGAGCTGAACGTTCACGCCACGCTGACTGCCACTGATCCAGCGGGCAATGCGTGA
- a CDS encoding MFS transporter yields the protein MFSRQPPANGLFATFCLSSYLLSLSYGTTFLLAMTLRAHGASEADAGTVICAAMLSTFMAVIFSGHLTDLIGAPKAVAGGAVFLAAACLGFATAPGFGTAILLCGLLLGFGWGLFYTLGPIIVAMLIEPERRVKYFALLSGSMMTGIGTGPLLGRAAQALGYPVEAAFVAAAVASVLGGVMFLLMGPRIQQLKTGAVVVCKITPAATRAVLSSKAAFAILMVGLGGAIFGGLSSFQTSYASARQLDYSLFFLGFMSAAISCRLLIAGFIVKRDPYRMACLMTALMVLSVLMFMYGVDSTATYVLAAVVLGVGYGLTYSVINGLAANEAPAGQTAQSLVLFSLAYFVGVFGFPLLAGKVIVQAGMPALLNILLVIALANWSITCGRLVWRRLGGRAVAA from the coding sequence ATGTTTTCCCGTCAACCACCTGCCAACGGCCTATTCGCCACTTTTTGCCTGAGCAGCTACCTGCTTTCGCTTTCCTACGGCACGACCTTTCTGCTGGCCATGACGCTGCGCGCACACGGTGCCAGCGAAGCCGATGCCGGCACGGTGATCTGCGCCGCCATGCTCAGCACCTTTATGGCGGTGATCTTCTCCGGCCACCTGACCGACCTGATTGGCGCACCCAAGGCCGTGGCCGGCGGCGCGGTGTTTCTTGCCGCGGCCTGCCTGGGCTTTGCCACCGCCCCAGGGTTCGGTACGGCCATCTTGCTGTGCGGCCTGCTGCTGGGCTTCGGTTGGGGCCTGTTCTACACGCTGGGGCCGATCATCGTGGCGATGCTCATCGAGCCAGAACGGCGGGTCAAATACTTTGCCTTGCTCTCGGGCAGCATGATGACCGGCATCGGCACCGGGCCGTTGCTGGGGCGCGCGGCGCAGGCGTTGGGTTACCCGGTGGAGGCGGCCTTCGTCGCTGCAGCCGTGGCGAGTGTGCTGGGTGGCGTGATGTTCCTGCTGATGGGGCCGCGCATACAGCAGCTGAAGACCGGCGCCGTGGTGGTGTGCAAGATCACCCCGGCAGCCACGCGTGCGGTGCTGTCTTCCAAGGCGGCGTTCGCCATCCTGATGGTTGGCCTGGGCGGCGCGATCTTCGGAGGGCTGTCGAGCTTCCAGACTTCCTATGCCAGCGCCAGGCAGCTGGACTACTCGCTGTTCTTCCTTGGTTTCATGTCGGCTGCGATCTCCTGCCGCTTGCTGATTGCCGGTTTCATCGTCAAGCGTGACCCGTACCGCATGGCCTGTCTAATGACGGCATTGATGGTGCTGTCGGTGCTGATGTTCATGTACGGCGTCGACAGCACGGCGACCTACGTGCTGGCGGCCGTGGTGCTGGGTGTCGGCTATGGCCTGACCTATTCGGTGATCAACGGCCTGGCGGCCAACGAAGCCCCCGCCGGGCAGACAGCCCAGTCGCTGGTGCTGTTCAGCCTGGCCTATTTCGTTGGCGTGTTCGGCTTCCCGCTGCTGGCCGGCAAGGTCATCGTCCAGGCAGGCATGCCGGCACTGCTGAACATACTGCTGGTGATTGCCCTGGCCAACTGGTCGATCACTTGCGGCCGCCTGGTCTGGCGCCGCTTGGGCGGGCGTGCCGTGGCAGCGTGA
- a CDS encoding GlxA family transcriptional regulator: protein MSHFESILKNANLAHLDPAGRTTLGLPCRRVAFVLHEHFSMMAFTAAMDSLVTANLMSATPLFDIQVVGEGTQVMSDLGIALPVNTALAELDVHGLDCLLVCGGFRVRLEASALLRSKLRQADHLGCQLGGLWNGAYFLAEAGLLNDHDCAFHPDGRAMMSELFPKVRVSRQAHMLDSRRMSCAGASSALDMMLALLEFKAGEALRRAVEQMLACDRSRVLSDVPSITPEVDPSLPRGVRLALELMHANIEDPIAIDEIAEHAGLSRRHLERLFRRHVQATPPRYYLELRLTHARQLLQHTSKSLTEVAVASGFVSFPHFYRRFRELFAIAPRQFRARSQGWAGWQEVAVH, encoded by the coding sequence ATGAGCCATTTCGAAAGCATCCTCAAGAACGCCAACCTGGCCCACCTCGACCCTGCCGGCCGCACCACCCTGGGGCTGCCATGCCGCCGCGTGGCCTTCGTCCTGCACGAGCACTTCTCGATGATGGCCTTTACCGCCGCCATGGACAGCCTGGTCACCGCCAACCTGATGAGCGCCACGCCGCTATTCGACATCCAGGTGGTGGGCGAGGGTACGCAGGTAATGAGTGACCTCGGCATCGCGCTGCCGGTCAATACCGCGCTGGCCGAGCTTGATGTGCACGGGCTTGACTGTCTGCTGGTGTGCGGTGGTTTCCGCGTACGCCTGGAGGCGTCGGCGCTGCTGCGAAGCAAGTTGCGCCAGGCCGACCACCTGGGGTGCCAGCTCGGTGGGCTGTGGAATGGCGCCTACTTCCTGGCCGAAGCCGGGCTGCTCAACGACCATGACTGTGCTTTCCACCCGGATGGCCGGGCGATGATGAGCGAGTTGTTCCCCAAGGTCCGTGTCAGCCGCCAGGCGCACATGCTCGACAGCCGGCGGATGAGTTGTGCCGGGGCCAGCAGTGCGCTGGACATGATGCTGGCGCTGCTGGAGTTCAAAGCCGGCGAAGCACTGCGTCGGGCTGTGGAGCAGATGCTGGCGTGTGACCGCTCGCGGGTGCTGAGCGACGTGCCGTCGATCACGCCGGAAGTCGACCCGAGCCTGCCCCGTGGGGTGCGCCTGGCGCTGGAGTTGATGCATGCCAATATCGAAGACCCGATCGCCATCGACGAAATCGCCGAGCATGCCGGGCTGTCGCGGCGCCACCTGGAGCGCCTGTTCCGCCGCCATGTGCAGGCCACGCCGCCACGGTATTACCTGGAACTGCGCCTGACCCATGCGCGGCAGTTGCTGCAGCACACCAGCAAGTCGCTGACCGAGGTGGCTGTGGCCAGTGGATTTGTGAGTTTCCCGCATTTCTATCGGCGTTTTCGCGAGTTGTTCGCCATTGCCCCGCGCCAATTCCGCGCGCGCAGCCAAGGTTGGGCAGGGTGGCAGGAAGTGGCGGTACATTGA
- a CDS encoding DUF1289 domain-containing protein, producing MAKDIENPCVSLCQLNSELCVSCGRTREEIRKWRGMKRPEKMAAVQRAATRMKAITKKNAKRQGND from the coding sequence ATGGCCAAAGACATCGAAAACCCCTGCGTCTCGCTCTGCCAGCTCAACAGCGAGCTGTGCGTGAGCTGCGGCCGCACCCGTGAAGAAATCCGCAAGTGGCGCGGCATGAAACGCCCTGAGAAGATGGCTGCCGTGCAACGCGCGGCCACGCGGATGAAGGCCATTACCAAGAAGAACGCCAAGCGCCAGGGTAACGACTGA
- a CDS encoding ABC transporter permease, whose amino-acid sequence MARLFTPSSGLRNAVPNRWDWILLPLVLVLLVLAAYGAMQMSRPFVVGEALSISLDPAYLPYYLLRTMLRMFTALGFSLLFAFLFAALAAKYRAAEKAMIPLLDVLQSVPILGFQAIAIAPFIALFPGNLLGVECAAIFAIFTSQAWNMALSLYQSFRTVPPELNEAARIFRLSAWQRFWRLELPFAMPGLLWNMMMSMSGGWFFLVAAEAISVAGQDIKLPGIGSYIAVAIDQRNLGAIGWAIAAMLTGIVLYDQLFFRPLLAWADRFRFEDTQGDTAQRSWLLDWGRHSSWLSGFSALLAKGFQSAMGWFAQRHDGTVARRHWLRLPTWWSRAWDAALPLACAFAFIRLGLFVHQDVGWGEALHVLGLGLITLCRVMLLIALASLVWVPLSIWIGLRPRYSQKVQALAQFLAAFPVNLLFPLVVLVLVHFQLSPNIWLSPLMVFGTQWYILFNVVAGAATIPYELRLAADNLGLRGWLKWKRVYLPAVFPSFITGAVTASGGSWNASIVAEYVSWGDTSLVADGLGSYIKQMTDAGDFHRIALGIGVMCIYVMLVNRVFWRRLYLLAENLR is encoded by the coding sequence ATGGCCCGCCTGTTCACCCCGTCGTCAGGCCTGCGTAACGCCGTGCCCAATCGCTGGGACTGGATCCTCCTGCCGCTGGTGCTGGTATTGCTGGTGCTCGCCGCCTATGGCGCCATGCAGATGAGCCGGCCGTTCGTGGTCGGCGAGGCATTGTCGATCTCTCTCGACCCGGCCTACCTGCCCTACTACCTGCTGCGCACCATGCTGCGGATGTTCACCGCGCTGGGCTTCTCGCTGCTGTTCGCCTTCCTTTTCGCCGCGCTGGCGGCCAAGTACCGTGCCGCCGAGAAGGCCATGATCCCGCTGCTGGACGTGCTGCAGTCGGTGCCCATCCTGGGCTTCCAGGCCATTGCCATCGCGCCCTTCATCGCACTCTTCCCGGGCAATCTGCTGGGTGTGGAATGCGCGGCGATCTTTGCCATCTTCACCTCCCAGGCGTGGAACATGGCGCTGAGCCTGTACCAGTCGTTCCGCACCGTACCGCCAGAACTGAACGAGGCCGCACGGATCTTCCGCCTCTCGGCCTGGCAGCGATTCTGGCGCCTGGAACTGCCGTTCGCCATGCCTGGCCTGCTGTGGAACATGATGATGTCGATGTCTGGCGGCTGGTTCTTCCTGGTTGCCGCCGAGGCCATCTCGGTGGCCGGGCAGGATATCAAGCTGCCCGGGATCGGCTCCTATATCGCCGTGGCCATCGACCAACGCAACCTCGGCGCGATCGGCTGGGCCATCGCCGCGATGCTCACCGGCATCGTGCTCTACGACCAGCTGTTCTTCCGTCCGTTGCTGGCCTGGGCCGACCGTTTCCGCTTCGAAGACACCCAGGGCGACACCGCGCAGCGCTCCTGGCTGCTCGACTGGGGCCGCCACAGCAGTTGGCTGAGCGGCTTCAGCGCGTTGTTGGCGAAGGGGTTCCAAAGCGCCATGGGCTGGTTTGCCCAACGCCATGACGGCACCGTGGCGCGGCGCCATTGGCTGCGCCTGCCCACCTGGTGGTCACGCGCCTGGGACGCGGCCCTGCCGTTGGCTTGCGCCTTCGCCTTCATCCGCCTGGGACTGTTCGTGCACCAGGACGTCGGCTGGGGCGAGGCCCTGCACGTGCTCGGGCTGGGCTTGATCACCCTGTGCCGGGTGATGCTGCTGATCGCCCTCGCCTCGCTGGTGTGGGTGCCGCTGTCGATCTGGATTGGCCTGCGGCCCCGCTATTCGCAGAAGGTCCAGGCGCTGGCGCAGTTCCTCGCCGCCTTCCCGGTCAACCTGCTGTTCCCGCTGGTGGTCCTGGTGCTGGTGCACTTCCAGCTCAGCCCGAACATCTGGCTCAGCCCGCTGATGGTCTTCGGCACCCAGTGGTACATCCTGTTCAACGTGGTTGCGGGCGCCGCGACCATTCCCTACGAACTGCGCCTGGCCGCCGACAACCTCGGCCTGCGCGGCTGGCTGAAATGGAAACGCGTATACCTGCCGGCGGTGTTCCCCAGCTTCATCACCGGCGCCGTCACCGCCAGCGGCGGCTCGTGGAACGCCAGCATCGTCGCCGAGTACGTCAGCTGGGGCGACACCTCGCTGGTGGCCGACGGCCTGGGCAGCTACATCAAGCAGATGACCGACGCCGGTGATTTCCACCGCATCGCCTTAGGGATCGGCGTGATGTGCATCTACGTGATGCTGGTAAACCGCGTGTTCTGGCGCCGCCTGTACCTGCTTGCCGAAAACCTTCGCTGA
- a CDS encoding ABC transporter ATP-binding protein, with translation MKPSLIELKSVSKAFQASDGTPRTVLEGVDLNLREREIVALLGRSGSGKSTLLRIIAGLVGADRGTVTYRGQPIHGPVGGVAMVFQSFALFPWLTVQQNVELGLEAQGMNPAERQRLADTALELIGLSGFGGALPRELSGGMRQRVGIARALVMNPEVLLMDEAFSALDVLTGETLRDDMLELWEERRITTRSILVVSHNIEETVMMADRILILSSDPGRVRSELHIDLPRPRNADSAEVRALIDDVYALMTRGPEAIAAAGAPPAVELGYRLPDADIARMESVLELIAGEPFNGEADLPHLAEETALPDEVLFPIYEALGLLGFAQVIEGDIRLTRQGRNYVTARQARRQDLFARQCKGRVSLISYILDSLQLEPAGLLEKTVLDRLTEYMDAEEAERVLKVAIEWGRYAELYEYDFHTRRLTLAREIMGEH, from the coding sequence ATGAAACCATCGCTGATCGAACTCAAGAGCGTGAGCAAGGCCTTCCAGGCTTCCGACGGCACCCCGCGCACCGTCCTCGAAGGGGTCGACCTGAACCTGCGCGAGCGTGAAATCGTCGCCCTGCTCGGGCGCTCCGGTTCGGGCAAGTCGACCCTGTTGCGGATCATCGCCGGCCTGGTTGGCGCCGACCGCGGCACCGTCACCTACCGCGGCCAGCCGATCCACGGCCCGGTAGGCGGCGTGGCCATGGTCTTCCAGTCGTTTGCACTGTTCCCGTGGCTGACCGTGCAGCAGAACGTCGAGCTAGGCCTGGAGGCCCAGGGCATGAACCCGGCCGAGCGCCAGCGCCTGGCCGACACGGCGCTGGAGCTGATCGGCCTGTCCGGTTTCGGTGGCGCCCTGCCGCGCGAACTCTCCGGCGGCATGCGCCAGCGCGTGGGCATCGCCCGCGCCCTGGTGATGAACCCTGAGGTATTGCTGATGGACGAGGCCTTTTCGGCGCTCGACGTGCTCACCGGCGAAACCCTGCGCGACGACATGCTCGAACTCTGGGAAGAACGCCGCATCACTACCCGCAGCATCCTGGTGGTGTCGCACAACATCGAGGAGACGGTGATGATGGCCGACCGCATCCTCATCCTCTCCAGCGACCCGGGCCGGGTGCGCTCGGAACTGCACATCGACCTGCCGCGCCCGCGCAATGCCGACTCAGCGGAAGTCCGCGCGCTGATCGACGACGTTTACGCGCTCATGACCCGGGGCCCCGAAGCCATCGCCGCCGCCGGTGCGCCACCGGCCGTGGAGCTGGGCTACCGGCTGCCCGATGCCGATATCGCGCGGATGGAGAGCGTGCTCGAGCTCATCGCTGGCGAGCCCTTCAACGGCGAAGCCGACCTGCCGCACCTGGCCGAGGAAACCGCGTTGCCCGACGAGGTGCTGTTCCCGATCTACGAGGCCCTCGGCCTGCTTGGCTTTGCCCAGGTGATCGAGGGCGACATCCGCCTCACACGCCAGGGCCGCAACTACGTGACGGCCCGCCAGGCGCGGCGCCAAGACCTGTTCGCGCGCCAGTGCAAGGGGCGCGTGTCGCTGATCAGCTACATCCTCGACAGCCTCCAGCTGGAGCCCGCCGGCCTGCTGGAAAAGACCGTGCTCGACCGCCTGACGGAGTACATGGACGCCGAGGAAGCCGAGCGTGTGCTCAAGGTGGCCATCGAGTGGGGGCGCTATGCCGAACTCTATGAGTACGACTTCCACACGCGCCGCCTGACCCTGGCGCGGGAAATCATGGGCGAACACTGA